aatattttgtatattgatccaaatgatgtgaggccactttcattagaaagataagacataaggctataacttttttattttgagtttggtccaaatcattgtggaagactagccaaaagcgccccgaagtgtgtcgtgtgtatcgtcgttcctccagtgacacatgttgggagatagAGCATAcatttttactcagaccttcaaatgacatgaagcCAAGTGGAGaagcaagccaagacatagagctacaactttgtagtttaccatttttccaaattatgacgggaagaggcgtttcggaggcgatctttgaggaggctgtgcgcagagcggcgccAGAGCGGTAAgaaactaccgcccgagcgccactggtTCTGAAATTTTGTGTTTCGGGCAGAAACgtccgcgctagggcggtaatgtatgaccgcccgagcgcccagtACAGTACAAAAGCGTGCTTTgggtgttttaaggtataaaatcGGTTGAgactctcatttttctcatttccctTCTCCTAATTTCTCTTTTCCATCGATTCTTAGCCAGGGTTCctcatcatcatcttcttctcttattcaatcaagcaattaatcttcaatccgGAGTTGGAACTTCATCTTTTTAGTGTGAGGGGCAAAGGTAAGTGGTTTTTATTCTTGTTCTTGAGTTAATGAAGATGGAGAAGTTAGGGCATGATGGTTGGGATTCTTGTATTGTATTAAATGATCATCTAATGTTGTTATTTTGGTGTTGATGGTTGGTTATTGGGTTTATTATTGTAGGATCACCATAAAGATTTAGGAAAGCAAGTGctccaagtgttgtaagtggaatcatttcttcaatgcatcacatgatcctatatgtatgtgttttgatgattttatgatgttaacacctttcaaattccattcatgatatatatatatatgtaaatatgtatatatggtagttcaattatatgcattttgaATGAAAGGAGTTAAACTTTTCAAGATACCTCtaatgtgtttgataaaatgcttgaatgatgttttatatgattgaatgattggattgatagtgATAGTAGTGGTGTTGCCTTTGGCAATTCTAAGTCCGCaatgtaattggccaattaaggatgaaaacatgtgctctcttataagatgcattttatACAGAGGTACGTGTCCCTCCTATAAGATTCGTTTTTACGGAGAAGGTTAGCAATGAATGAACTATCTtataagaactatcaattcttcagttaatcaatgaaatgaatatcatcCCTGTGTATTGTTGTAATATGATTCTTGACtgatgatattaatgatgattcgacgtttatgaaatgagatggttaatgttttcaagaaaataaaattgaggCTATCCCTTTtatgttttacaataaaatgatatatatgtatcttgttagtattgattccatttgctgagttttattcTCATTTTagttatgttcatgtgatgcaggcacaTGTAAGAAAGACTGATCATCCCTGAGTTGTCGAAGCGAGAGAAGGGAATATGCCAAACCTTGGAGATTTTGAATGGACgttattttgttattatcaaGCTTTTGGCTAGTTTGgaaaaacattgaaaatcttGTTTTGCGCTTTGGTTTTGGCAAGATGTGTAGATACTTTACACACTGGTATctgatgtatatgaaaatcttttGCATGTGTATTATGTGTTGTTTGAGGCAGGTGgcatgtcctatttacggggagatgctgcccaaatttttttttagattaaaacattttctccaattatattttaaagcttcCGCACTAATTATGCATCTTAGTCAcgagtgttacatttagtggtatcagagccgagatTTTCGGACCAATGATTTGGCATATGACTTTCTCTGCTGTCGACAATTCGGTGTGTATGTACCTTCATCATTTGATATAATATGGATGTGTAGCctcaataattatgatatgttatgtatGGAAAtggttttaaattaatatttatcatAGGATCATGCCGCCTAAGAGTAAAGCACCAGAAGGGGAGGATAGTGCATCATCTAGAGTGGTTGGTGAATTTAGCAAGTTACTGAAAGAACACGCCAAAGTACACGGCGAGCAAATCCAGCAGCTCTTGCGAATGCAGAATGCATGGCgagggagagagagagagcaaGTGAGGCCCGAGCCCAGTATGGAAGGCGCATTCGAAAGATTTCGTAAGATGAAGCCACCAAAATTTGATGGTAGCACTGATCCCATGGTCGCCTTGGAATGGGTCAAAGCTGTGGAGGCCATATATAATTATCTTCAGTTTCAAGATATAGATCGAGTCAGCTATGCCATTTTTCTACTGACCAAGACGGCGAGGACTTGGTGGGACGCCACCAAGATATCAGTTAATGTCTCGGCACTCAAGTGGCAGGagtttaagatttattctacgacAAATATTTTCCTCGAGATGTTCGAAGTCAGAAAGTGAAGGAATTTTTAGAACTGAAGCAAGGAAATATGTCAATGCAAGAGTATATTCTCAAATTCGAAGAGGGGTGTCAGTTTGCCCCATATCTGGCCAGCAATGACATCGAAAAGGGCGAGCATTTTCTTAGAGGTGCCCGGGCTGAAATTAAAAGAGACGTTCGAATGTCTAAAACTACTTCATATAAAGAGACTGTTGAAAAAGCAAGGATGGCCGAGCAGGACGAGAAGGAAATTGAAAGAGAAAGACAATTGAAGCCCCAAGATTTTTCTACTAAAGGCCAAGGATCCGGATGGAAAGGTAAGGGCAAGTTCAGAGGCAAAGAAAAAGAGGAGCATCGATCCAAAGCTCCTATGCCACCGCCTACATATGATCAACCTGTATGTCCAAAATGTGGCAAAATGCATATAGGTGAGTGCTTGGTTGGAAGTAATCGATGCTTTCAATGTGGAGGTGTTGGACATGTTATCAAAAATTGTCCAGTGAAAGGTGAGAAAGGGAAAGATAGAGTTCAAGGCAGAATCTTCATTATGACCAAAGAAGGCGcaaatcctgattcttctgttATATCAGGTACTATCTTAATTTCAGGCAAAGccgctattacattgattgacACTGGTGCTACGCATTCCTTTATGTCAGAAATTTTCTTGCGCTCTTTGAATGTTGTTCCATCTTTTGAACCCCTCCACTATAGTATTTTGTTGCCGTCGGGAGACGAATTATGGCCTTCTAGTATTCTTAAAGGTTGTACACTGCAAGTAAATGAGAAAATCTATTTTGCTGATCTTATTATTATTCCCATGGTGGCgtttgatgttattttgggaatggactggctatcGTCATATCGTGCCGTTATTGACTGCGTGGCTAAAACAGTGCGATTTCCTGCAGAAGTTGATGATAGCGGGATTTTCCAGAGTTCAGGTATTTCGCTTGACACTCCTTATATTTTTTGTCTCAAAGCTCATGAAATATTGTCAAAGGGGTGTCATGGGTTTTTAGCTGTTGTGATAGATTTGAATACTGAGATGAAGATTGAGTTGAATGAGATTGAGGTAGTTCGGGATTTTCCTGACGTATTTGCGGATGATGTGCCTGGATTGCCACCTGACCGTGAAGTTGAGTTCGTGATTGACTTGGTTCCAGGTACTGCTCTGATTTCAAAAGCTCCTTACCGAATGGACACGACTGAAATGAAGGAACTGAAGAATCAGTTGCAAGATCTATTAGACAAACATTTTATTCGTCCGAGTTcttctccgtggggagctccggttttatttgtcaaaaagaaagatggatctttgcggttgtgtattgattacagagagatcaacaaagccACGAtcgagaataaatatccattgccgaggattgatgatctctttgatcAGCTACAGGGAGCGAGTGTGTTTTCAAAGATCgacctgcgttctggttattatCAGCTGAAAGTTAGGGAAGCCGACGTCCCTAAaactgcattcagaaccaggtacgGCCATTCTGAGTTCTTAGTCATGTCATTTGGGTTGACGAACGCTCCGTCTGTCTTCATGGACCTAATGAACCGGGTCTTCAAGCCGTATCTGGATAGCTTTGTTATcgttttcattgacgatatcctgatttattccaagactcAGGAACTTCATGTCGAGCATCTCAGAACTGTATTGCAGTTATTAAGGGAACAACAGTTATATGCAAAGTTGaaaaagtgtgaattctggttagagcaaGTATCATTTCTGGGCCATATCGTTTCGAGAGAAGGCATTGCAGTGGATCCCATGAAGATTGAAGCTATTAAGAAATGGCCTATTCCTACGATAGTCTCCGAGGTgcgtagttttcttggtttggcaggttatcgacgttttattgccaatttttcaaaaatagccctgccattaaccaatctgacgaggaaagcggtgaagtttgagtggacaAACGATTGCCAGCACGGATTTCAAGTGTTGAAAGACAAGTTGACATCAGCCCCTATCCTAGCACTTCCGTGTGGTACTGaagattttattgtttacacTGATGCGTCAAAGATGGGACTTGGAGCTGTactgatgcagcgtgggaaagtaatcgcttatgcttctcgcTAGTTAAAGGATTACGAAAAGAATTATCCCACCCACGATCTTTAGTTGGCTGCAGTGGTCTTTGCTGtgaaaatatggaggcattatctgtatggcgagaaatgtgAAGTTTTCACAGACCATAAgagcttgaaatatctattcTCTCATAAGGAactcaatatgcggcagaggaggtggttagaacttgttaaagattatgatgtgaccattagctaccacccaggtaaagcaaacgtcgttgcagatgctttgagccgcaaGTCAGTTTCTTCTTTGAGCTCAatgattcagaagccgttgCTATTGGATCTTCAAAGGAGCGAGATCACTATGGTAGAGCAAGGGACCATCGCTAGAATTTCAGCTTTGGTTATTCGACCTACATTGACAGATAGGATACGACGAGAGCAACCTAATGAAAATCAGTTGATGAAATTGCGATCTAAAGCCAATGAGAAAGGAAACAGAGTTTGCGATGAACACTGATGATTTTTTAACGTTTAGAAGTCGGATATGTGTTCCCAGTGGTGATGAAATTCGACGGGATGTTTTGACAGAGgctcataccgcgccatactcgatacatccaggtagcaccaagatgtatcaggatctccgACGtctctactggtggccaggtatgaaaagtGATATCGCAAAATTCATATCcgaatgtctaacatgtcagcaGGTAAAGATTGAACATCAAAGACCTGCTGGAACTTTGAAATCCCTCCCAATACCtcagtggaagtgggagcacatcaccatggacttcgtaacGGGACTTCCAAAAACACCAAAGGGTTACAACTCCATCTGGTTGATTGTTGACAGGTTAACCAAGTCGGCTCATTTTCTTCCAATCAAGACGACATTTACAATGAACCAGTATGCTGAAGTTTATGTAGCTGAgattgtgagacttcatggtatccctgtgtcaattgtatctgaccgtgacccgaggtttacttccgaattttggaagagcttgcacagagccttgggcACCAGGTTAGCTTTTAGCacagcttatcatcctcagagtgacgggcagtcagagagggtgatttaGATTCTTGAAGATATGCTACGAGCCTGCACGATTGATtttcctggtagttgggattctaaattgctACCTGCGGAATTTacttataacaatagttatcaggcgacgattggcatggcaccatacgagggattgtatggaagaaaatgtaggtCACCGTTgaattgggatgaagtcggtgaaagaaAGATGTTAGGACCAGAATTGGttcaacagacagctgatgtgatTACTTTAATCCAGGATAGAATGAAGACGGCCCAAACCAGACAAAAAAGTTATGCCGATAACCGAAGAAGGCGTTtggaatttgaagttggagatcatgtatttgtaaaaattGCCCCTCTCAAAGgcattatgagatttggcaggAAAGGAAAGCTGAGCCCAAGATTTATCGGcccatttgaaattctggacagGATAGGAGAAAGAGCATATCGTCTAGCCTTACCGCCGGATTTTGATAGAGTCCGCAATGTATTTCACGTctcaatgctcaggaagtacATCTCGAACCCTTCCCTTGTTCTCAGACATGAAGCGTTGGATCTGATGCCGAACTTGACTTATCAAGAAGTAACAATCCAGATTTTAGATCGCAAGGTTAAAGTACTAAGGAATAAGGAGATCGGCATTATCAAGATTCTTTGGCGTAATCAGTTGGTTGAAGAAGcaacgtgggaaccagaggaggAAATGAAGCAGCGATATCCTGAGTTATTCGCACAGTAATGGCaatttcggggacaaaatttcttaaggaggggagaattgtaacgcccagacattcgtatgcatatgatgtaaggtaatgattatgattaagtatggTCATTATTCCTCTAATGGTTTATTATGATAATCGTTCGGAGATATGTGATGtaatggtgatggtttatggttTCAAGATGTGATATGAATGGTATTGAATGATTTAGAATGAAACCGAGAAtgtatgggtagaatagaaagttgatatTTAGCCAAATAAGTAATAGAAGTGCTAAAACGGTAAGaaactgtggcagtagttgtggtttttagaataatgttttatacattgatccaaatgatgtgaggccactttcattagaaagataagacataaggctataactttcttattttgagtttggtccaaatcattgtggaagactagCCAAAAGCGCcacgaagtgtgtcgtgtgtatcgtcgttcctccagtgacacatgttgggagattgagcataactttttactcagaccttcaaatgacatgaagcCAATTGCAGaagcaagccaagacatagagctacaactttgtagtttaccatttttccaaattatgacgggaagaggcgtttcggaggcgatctttgaggaggctgtgcgcagagcggcgccAGAGCGGTAAgaaactaccgcccgagcgccactggtTCCGTAATTTTGTGTTTCGGGCAGAAACGTCCGCACTAGGGCGGTAATGTATGACCGCCCAAGCGCCCAGTACAGTACAAAAGCGTGCTTTgggtgttttaaggtataaaatcGGTTGAgactctcatttttctcatttccctTCTCCTCATTTCTCTTCTCCATCGATTCTTAGCTAGGGTTCctcatcatcatcttcttctcttattcaatcaagcaattaatcttcaatccgGAGTTGGAACTTCATCTTTTTAGTGTGAGGGGCAAAGGTAACtggtttttcttcttgttcttgagttaATGAAGATGGAGAAGTTAGGGCATGATGGTTGTGATTGTTGTATTGGATTAAATGATCATCTAATGTTGTTATTTTAGAGTTGATGGTTAGTTATTGGGTTTATTATTGTAGGATCACCATCAAGATTTAGGAAAGCAAGTGctccaagtgttgtaagtggaataAATTCTTCAATGCATCACATGATCgtatatgtatgtgttttgatgattttatgatgttaactcctttcaaattccattcatgatatatatatatatgtaaatatgtatatatggtagtgcaattatatgcattttgaATGAAAGGAGTTAAACTTTTCAAGACGCCTCtaatgtgtttgataaaatgcttgaatGAAGTTTTATATGGTTGAATGATACGATTGATAGTGATAGTAGCGGTGTTGCCTTTGGCAATTCTAAGTCCGCAATGTAATTGGCGAATTAACGATGAAAATATGTGCTCTcttataagatgcattttatgcagaggtacgtgtccctcctataagattcgtttttacgaagaaggttagcaatgaatgaactatcttataagaactatcaattcttcagttAATCAATGAAATGAATAACATCCCTATGTATTGTTGTAATATGATTCTTGACTGATGATATTAATGATTATTCgacgtttatgaaatgatatggttaatgttttcaagaaaataaaattgaggCTATCCCTTTtatgttttacaataaaatgatatatatg
The sequence above is a segment of the Primulina tabacum isolate GXHZ01 chromosome 6, ASM2559414v2, whole genome shotgun sequence genome. Coding sequences within it:
- the LOC142550151 gene encoding uncharacterized protein LOC142550151: MSMQEYILKFEEGCQFAPYLASNDIEKGEHFLRGARAEIKRDVRMSKTTSYKETVEKARMAEQDEKEIERERQLKPQDFSTKGQGSGWKGKGKFRGKEKEEHRSKAPMPPPTYDQPVCPKCGKMHIGECLVGSNRCFQCGGVGHVIKNCPVKGEKGKDRVQGRIFIMTKEGANPDSSVISGTILISGKAAITLIDTGATHSFMSEIFLRSLNVVPSFEPLHYSILLPSGDELWPSSILKGCTLQVNEKIYFADLIIIPMVAFDVILGMDWLSSYRAVIDCVAKTVRFPAEVDDSGIFQSSGISLDTPYIFCLKAHEILSKGCHGFLAVVIDLNTEMKIELNEIEVVRDFPDVFADDVPGLPPDREVEFVIDLVPGTALISKAPYRMDTTEMKELKNQEINKATIENKYPLPRIDDLFDQLQGASVFSKIDLRSGYYQLKVREADVPKTAFRTRYGHSEFLVMSFGLTNAPSVFMDLMNRVFKPYLDSFVIVFIDDILIYSKTQELHVEHLRTVLQLLREQQLYAKLKKCEFWLEQVSFLGHIVSREGIAVDPMKIEAIKKWPIPTIVSEVRSFLGLADALSRKSVSSLSSMIQKPLLLDLQRSEITMVEQGTIARISALVIRPTLTDRIRREQPNENQLMKLRSKANEKGNRVKIEHQRPAGTLKSLPIPQWKWEHITMDFVTGLPKTPKGYNSIWLIVDRLTKSAHFLPIKTTFTMNQYAEVYVAEIDRMKTAQTRQKSYADNRRRRLEFEVGDHVFVKIAPLKGIMRFGRKGKLSPRFIGPFEILDRIGERAYRLALPPDFDRVRNVFHVSMLRKYISNPSLVLRHEALDLMPNLTYQEVTIQILDRKVKVLRNKEIGIIKILWRNQLVEEATWEPEEEMKQRYPELFAHGRELEIENSKENNENEKRVEEDECENGKEDKVKESRIEIEVEQIPIGLGAWGGHTVEDQLERCLSSTVSRVDDDDWELREQLLALEELPKMKEAAQEKLEEEKCS